The genomic stretch TTCTCTATTCGATCATGCTCTGAGAAACTCTTCCTTGATCTGGTCATCCATTTCAAAGACCTGCTCATCCCGCGACTTCTAAACGTCTTCTACAACTTTGCAAGTAAGTACCTGATACCCTAAAGCAGCGCTGAACTCTGTTGACAGGATACTGCCAGGTCCGGAAAATCGCGATGTGCTACTAAAGGATTCATTATACTCAGCGATCGGACTTGCCTCCGCAAGTCTCGAGCAGCATTTAGATTTCAACAAATTCTTAGAGACTACACTTGTCCCAGAAGTGCAGATTCAAGAGCAGGGCTATAACGTTTTAAGACGGAGGATTGCCATTCTCTTGGGCCAGTGGGTCCCAGTCAAGTCGAGCGAGCTGAACACAGAAGCCATCTATCAAATCTTCCAGCACCTTCTTAGCAAGCAAGACCCGTTGAACGACTTGGTAGTCCGCATCACAGCTGGTAGACAACTAAAGAACGTGCTTTATCCGTTCGAGTTCTCCCCCACTGGGTTTCTACCCTATGCTCCCTCCATCCTTCATGACTTGATGTCCTTGGTTCAAGAGGTTGAACTCTCTGAAACAAAAATGGGGCTTTTAGATACGGTCCGCGTGGCTGTAATCAAGATGGAAGACCATGTATGAACTCCCCTACCCCGCTGTACCTTCACACGGGTATGCTAATGACTCTTCAGATTGCCCCGTTCTCAGATCAGATATTGTCGCTGCTACCCCCGCTATGGGAAAGTTCCGGGGAGGAACATCTCATGAAACAGGCTATCCTTACCTTACTGTCATCGTTGATCAACTCCCTTAAGCAAGATTCGGCACGATACCACTCACTCATCCTACCTCTCATTCAGAACTCGGTGGAGCCAGGCTCTGTACGTCTCACTTCGCTCCTTATTGAACTAATGCGTGCAGGAATACTGATTCGCCTACAGGAAACACTGGTATATCTGCTCGATGAGGCACTAGAGCTCTGGGGGGCTATCTTGACGCAaactccagctccagcttctcctgaaatcctttctcttcttcctgcacTTCTCCCCATTTTTGAAGCTGCCACGGATAGTGTTCCGCAGGCCCTTCAAATCGCAGAATCTTATATCTACCTTGCGCCGCAAGAGGTGTTGAGTGACCGAGTACGACTTCCTTTCCTCGCTTCTCTTGAGGCCCTCTTGAAATCTACAACACGCCAACGCCTCGGCGTCGTGCCACGCCTAGTCGAATTAATGGTACGTGGCACTGAGGCCGTTGATGGCGGCAGTGAAAACTCATATAGTGTTATCACCCGGTCGCTCCTCGATAGTTCCTTCCTGTCATCTCTCCTGGAAGGCCTCTACTCCGCCTACGAGGCCAGCCAAACTACTGGACCtaacagaaaacaaacacCTGTATATGGCGTCGTTGAAACGGACTACTTCTCCGTTCTCGCCCGCTTAGCACTGGCGTACCCAAAGATGTTCGCATCAGCTGTTTCCGCCGCGACGGGCACATCTGAAGAACATGCCCTTACCTGGCTGCTCACTGAATGGTTCCTTCACTATGACAATATCGGAAGCGCAACGCAAAAGAAACTCCATGCGCTTGCACTCACCCAACTACTCAGCCTGAATGGTCCAGAcacacaaccaccaccgtACATACTTAGTCACCTCCAATCCTATCTCAACACATGGGCAGACATCATTACCGAGCTCGCCGAGGGAACCGAGACCGAAAATAACCCCCGTGCTGGTGACCATCTGGTCTACTGGAATAACGCAGAAACGG from Aspergillus oryzae RIB40 DNA, chromosome 1 encodes the following:
- a CDS encoding putative importin 11 (nuclear transport receptor KAP120 (importin beta superfamily)), which encodes MAHVVELPGESNPLTPQNVLNALVLAASSTQQQVHTGTQQLQNWEKQENYYTSLQDVFLDHSVPNEVRYLAIIQLKNGIDKYWRKTATNAIKKEEKEQIKNRALQAGVVEPAALLALHNALMIAKIMRYEFPQDWPDGISSLINFLRSSTQPGANPLQLPRTLTILLQIIKELSTARLQRTRTNLQSVAPEIFHLLGSIYVDKVNKWVSLLEQGVVDEGALLESLEQSLVSLKVVRRLVIAGYEHPNRHNEVKDFWLLTHSHFSRFLQFISGSISLPENVHKAVEKHVLQLSKLHVEMAKDRAASFALLPDSISLVRSYWSLVVKLGENYGQLGATGEQEGKSLMEKAGLKALLLIRACSKMAFNPAQTFKYQTPEDKEEKKQSIELIKAELFTHDFVVNVMELLVTQFFRFRSSDFQEWEEDPEEWERKEEDVSDAWEFSIRSCSEKLFLDLVIHFKDLLIPRLLNVFYNFASPENRDVLLKDSLYSAIGLASASLEQHLDFNKFLETTLVPEVQIQEQGYNVLRRRIAILLGQWVPVKSSELNTEAIYQIFQHLLSKQDPLNDLVVRITAGRQLKNVLYPFEFSPTGFLPYAPSILHDLMSLVQEVELSETKMGLLDTVRVAVIKMEDHIAPFSDQILSLLPPLWESSGEEHLMKQAILTLLSSLINSLKQDSARYHSLILPLIQNSVEPGSETLVYLLDEALELWGAILTQTPAPASPEILSLLPALLPIFEAATDSVPQALQIAESYIYLAPQEVLSDRVRLPFLASLEALLKSTTRQRLGVVPRLVELMVRGTEAVDGGSENSYSVITRSLLDSSFLSSLLEGLYSAYEASQTTGPNRKQTPVYGVVETDYFSVLARLALAYPKMFASAVSAATGTSEEHALTWLLTEWFLHYDNIGSATQKKLHALALTQLLSLNGPDTQPPPYILSHLQSYLNTWADIITELAEGTETENNPRAGDHLVYWNNAETGKWDENEPPENERKRHWENSDILHNIKIRDFIRDRLRSLIVGCGGEQRFQDEWLLNVDRDVVSAFVALGLF